CGGATAGCGGTCGCAGTAGGTCTGGTCGAATGTGATATTGTGGGTTTCGATGGTTATCTTGCCTACTCCTTCGATGGCATCCCTGGCGTTGATACAAAGATTGGCGAGAATCTGATCGATCTGCGAGGGGTCGGCCTTAACCGCCCACAGCTGCTCACCCGGCACCCAGATGAGATCGATATTTTCACCGATAAGCTGGCGCAGCATGAGCAGCATGCCAGCGACAGTCTCGTTCAGATCCAGCGGCTTGGGGGCGATGGTCTGCTTGCGGGCAAAGGCCAGAAGGCGGCGGGTGAGATCTCCCGAACGCCGGGCCGCGGCCTGGATGGCGGTGAAGCGGTCATGGAACTGATCTTCCGGTCTGAGGGTCAGCAGGGCCAGCTCGCAATGGCCAAGGATGATATTGAGCATATTGTTGAAATCATGGGCGACGCCACCGGCCAGCCGCCCAACCGACTCCATTTTCTGCGCCTGTAAAAGTTGGGCATGCAGCCTCTCTCGTTCCTCTTCGTCCCGTTTTCGTTCAGTGATATCCCTGCCGGCGCCGACGATGGCGGTAATCTGTCCATGGTCGTCAAGGATCGCCTTGTCCGACCAGGCCAGCCATCGCCAGCCATCCTTGGTCATGGCCCGTTGTTCCACGTAGGCGGTGTAGGGTGGTTTAAACAGGGCCTGCATTGCCTTGGCTGTTGTTTCCCGATCTTCTTCATGGACCATTGGCATGAACTGCCGGCCAAGGAGTTCTTCCCGGCGCCTGCCGAAGACCAGGCAGTAGGAGGGGCTGACAAAGAGAAAACGGCCTTCCAGGTCGACCTTGACTACCAGATCCGTCTGATTTTCCACCAGCAGGCGGTAGTTTTCCTCACTCCGCTGGAGGATCTTAAGGGCGTCGTGGAGCTTATGGGCCATGGCATTGAAACGGTCCGCCAGTTGCGTGGTCTCTCTGTCCGGACCACCTTGGACGGTGACCGAGAGATCGCCCTCCTCCATGGCCCTGACTGCCTCGGTCAGGCGCTGGATGGGCCGGGTGATTCGGCCGCCGATGAGGGCTGAGGCGACAACCACGGCCATTCCCAATATCCCGATAAGGATGGTGGCATTGCGGATCTGTTCGGCGACGGCGTTATGATAGTCATACTGACTCTGGGCGATCACCATGACCCAGGGGCGGGCCTGCAGCCTGATGGCGGCATGCAGTTCCGCCTCCGAGTGAATGCCTGGACCCTTGGCCAGAAACAGTACTTTGCCGGTGTCTCTTGCCGCGTCAAGGCCGGTCAGGTACTTGATGGAGAACGGCTCCTGCTCACTCCTTCGCGGTTGGATGGAAAGACGGGAAAGGGGGAGGGGTGGCAGATTTCCGGCCCGGGAAAAAAGGTGCTGGGGGTAGCGGGAGTCGGCCAGGAGGATAAGGTTTTCGTCATAGAGACGAATCTGGCGGCCAGGATCAAGCCATTGGCCGCTTCGTTTCAGGAGGATCTGCTGGAAAACCAGGGCGTTGTAGCGGATGCGCAGTACCCCGATGATATTGCCGGTGGTATTGCGCACCGGGCAGCTGAAAAACACCGAGGGAGTTGAAGAGATTTCGGTGATTTTGATGGAGGACACATAGGGCTTGCCGGTGCGCAGCGCTTCCTGAAAATATTCCCGGTCGGATTTGTCCTGGCCCATGTCCAGGCTGAAGGTATCCAAAACATCGACACCCTTTTCGTCCAGCAGACCACAGGAGGTGATATTCAAGGTGTCGCGGCGCTTCAAGGCGTGGAGAACGTCCAGGACGCGGTTGCCGGAAGTGCTTGCGGCCCTTTCGGCCGGCGGCAGGCTAAGATAGCTGGCAAACTCCGGCAATAGGGCTTGGGTCCGGATGTTATCGAGATTGTCCTGGATGAAACTGTCGAGAAGCATGGCATTGTGGGTGCCGGTTTCATCCAGCGCCTGTCTGGAAGTGGCAGTCAGCGAGTCCAGGGCGCTGTTCATGTTCAGCAGGGTCAGAAAGACCATGGGACAAAATGAGGTGAGCAGAAAACCCTGAACCAGAATCACCCGCAGTCCTCGCCGGTTTTTTCCCAGCACGAAGGCGGCTACCACGGCGACAAGCAGGGCGATCCCGGCACCCAGAGGAATGATCGGCGCGAATACGCTCAAGGGGACATCCTTGGCGGTTAAAAATCCCGAAATGACCAGGGTGAAGATCAGAGAAAAAAACAGGATCAGCAGTCCGGGGATCATCCTCCAGCCATGGCGGGAGAAAAAATCCTGAATGGAATTGCGATCAACAGGCTTTCCTGGAACTTGAGGAGAGGTCATTAATGATCAGCGTGCCGAGGGAAGAAAGGAACCATCCAGGGTCTGATGGAGATCGGGGGCGGTGGTGGCGTCTCCCATGCCCATAATGAAGTCGATTTGCAGGTCTCCAATATGATGCAGGGAGGTGGGACTGTCATCAAAGGTGAATGCCGTGTGATTATCCCGCAGTGAGAACTGTCGACAGCCCTGCAGGCTGATGTCCTCCGTCTTCAGGCCGGTGATCCGGGCAATGCTTGCCGCTGCTTCCTGCGGGTTGCTTTTCCAGAACTCGACGGCCTCGAACCAGGCACGTAAAAAAGCCCGGATATCATTTGGCCGCTGCTCGGCCAACCGCCCCTGAAAGGCCACCACATCAGGCACCATTCCCGGGGTGTCGGCGGTAGTGAAGAGGATCCGATGACCCTTGTCCACCGCCCTTGCCAGGTAGGGATCCCAGGTATAACCGGCCTGGATCTTGTCCGGCATCTGTTCGAGAATGGTCTCCGGTTCGACGTGTATGAAGGTCACGTCGGCCTTGGACAAGCCGTTACGGCGGAGCATGGTGGTGACGACGAATTCACTGCCGGTCAGTCCTCCCTGGATGCCTATCCGTTTTCCAGCCAGATCACGGGGGTTTGCGATAGTTGACAAGGCTACCAGACCCTCGGCGCCATCGGAGGTATCGGTGACCAGGACCACCTTCAAACCCGGGGTGTTGATCTTGAGAAGTTCGTACAGGCCACCGAACCCGCCGTCAATGATGCCCGCGGCGAAATCGCTGAAGATGTTGGTATAGCTGGTGTAAAGAATCGGTTTGATTTTCAGGCCATGTTTGGTGAAGAGGCCCCTGTCCTGGGCAATGGCCATCGGGTACCAGCCCGGCCAGAGATACCATCCGACCCTGATCTCCGGTTTGCTTGTGTCCGGTGGCGGTTCAGGGGCGCAGGCGGAGACGGTGAGGAGAAGAAGCAGTGCGCAGATAGTTCGATTCATATGCCTCATGAAAAGAAAGTGAGACGGTGTTTTCGAAGATCCTTCCCGGGTTGTCTCTCTGTGCTCTGGAGACGCGGGGTTTAATTAATCGTATCATTGCGTTTACCGAGGATGCAAGTTTTTAAGGGATGTATTCTGGTTTGGTTTCGGCTGCGTGCATTGATTTTTCAGGGTATATCGGCCAGTTTTTTTGCCGCCGAGGGCTCTTCCTCGGCTCTTCCTCAAAGAAAGGGGATGGAAAAATCCCAGCCATAAAAAAAAGGAGTTAAGCCACACTGGCTTAACTCCTTGAATTTTTCTTGGTAGCGGGGACAGGATTTGAACCTGTGACCTTCGGGTTATGAGCCCGACGAGCTACCAGACTGCTCCACCCCGCGACAGGAGGGCTTAATATACACCCAATAATTTTTCTGTCAATGATTATTCCAGGTTATTGTTGGTGGCCTCGAGATGAGTGGCGAACGAAGCGATTTTACTAAGTATTTCTTCCGGCAAGCGGGTCAGCCGGCCGTCCCGGGTGACGGCGGCGTGCACGGTATAGCCCTTCACCAGGAGCCGCGGCCGGGCCAGGTCCTCCTCCCGGCGGAGGATTTTGTAGGAGAACCGGCACTTTAGGCTGGATACCTCGGTGACCGTCGTTTCGATGGTCAGCAGGTCGTCGTAGAAGGCCGGGGACTTGAAGCGCGACCAGCATTCGATGACCGGCAGGACAAAGCCGAGTTTCTCGATATCGCGGTAGGAACAGACCCACGCCCGCATCAGTTCCGTTCTGCCGATCTCGAAGTAGCGGAGATAGTTGGCATTGTATACTACTCCGCCGGCGTCGGTATCACCGTAGAGGACCCGTGCCGTGGTGGTGAAGACGGCTTCGTTACTCATGGCGCAGGAGCTTGTCGATCAGTTTGTGGCCGGCGTTCAATCTGTTGCCGACCGTCGCATCGTACTCAATGCAGGACTTCTCGGAGAACGGCAGTCCCGAGCCCGGCTGCAATTCACGGGAGTCGTAGAGCAGGGTGGGTACCGGATCGGAGACATGGGTGCGCAGGGCCAGCGGAGTGAAGTGGTCCATGGTGACGACCACCCGGAAGTCCTCGTGGCGGGCCCTGAGGTCGGTAATTATCGGCCGGACGATACGCCGGTCGAAGTCTTCTATGGCGGTCATCTTGTTGGTAAGCGAGCCCTGGTGGCCGGACTCGTCCGGGGCCTCCAGGTGGACGAAGACGAAGTCGCCGGTCTTCAGGGCATCGATTGCCGCCTGGGCCTTGCCTTCGTAATTGGTGTCGATGTAGCCGGTGGCACCGGGGACGTTGATGACCTCAAGGCCACCGACCACGCCCAATCCCTTCAGGAGATCAACGGCACTGATCATGCTGCCGCTGATGCCGAATCGCTCCGGCAGGGTCGGCACGCTGGGCATCTTGCCTTCACCCCATAGCCAGATCTGCGTCGCCGGATTCTTGCCGGCCGCAATCCGGGCCAGGTTGACCGGATGGTCGGCGAGCAGCTTGCCGGTTTTGTCGAGAAGCTCCCGCCAGGCGGGCTGGGCGAGATAGTCCTGCCAGAAGGCGGTGACCTCTTTTTCGATATGGTCATGGGGCGGTACGGTGATAAAGCCGGGGTGTTCCCCCTTGAAGACCACGAGGTGGCGGTAGCTGACGCCCGGTTTGAAGTGAAAGGCCGCCGTGGCACAGGTAGCCTCAAGATCGGCGATCAGGGCGTGCGCCTCCTGGTTGCTGATATGCCCGGCGCAGAAATCGCGCATGGTCATCTTCTCGCCATCGCCCTCGTCAAGGGTCACCAGGTTGCAGCGGAAGGCGGTCTCGTCGGGTGCCAGGCGAATGTTCATGGCCGCTGCCTCAAGCGGGGCGCGGCCGGTGTAATAGGCGGCCGGGTCATAGCCCATCAGCGACATATTGGCAACATCGCTGCCCGGCGGGAAGCCGTCCGGAACGGTGTGGGTCAGGAAGAACTCGCCTTTCGCGCACAGTTCGTCGATCATCGGGATGTTGGCGGCCTCAAGCGGCGTTTTGCCGGCCAGTTCGGCAACTGGGTAATCGCCCATGCCGTCGCCGATTAGAATGAGATATTTCATGGCAGGCCTATTCCGGATTGATGATACGGATCTTGACGGTTGGGGCGCTGCAGACCGGAAGGGCGTCGATCTCGGCCAGGGCCTTGACCACCGCGTCCTCTTCGGCCATATGGGTTCTAAAGACGATAAAGACCGGTTCGTCGGCGTCGCGGCCGTCCTGCATCACCGACTGGATGGAGATGCCGTATTTGCCGAGGATGCCGGTGATTATTGACAATACGCCCGGTCGATCAAGCGCTGTGACGCGGAAGTAATAGGGGCACACCAGCCGGCTCATCGGGGTGATGGTCGGTTTGCCGATGTGTTCCGGCAGATAGGATAAGGCTGGTACCCGGTTGATGCTGCCACTGGCGATGTT
This DNA window, taken from Desulforhopalus sp., encodes the following:
- a CDS encoding PAS domain S-box protein, whose product is MTSPQVPGKPVDRNSIQDFFSRHGWRMIPGLLILFFSLIFTLVISGFLTAKDVPLSVFAPIIPLGAGIALLVAVVAAFVLGKNRRGLRVILVQGFLLTSFCPMVFLTLLNMNSALDSLTATSRQALDETGTHNAMLLDSFIQDNLDNIRTQALLPEFASYLSLPPAERAASTSGNRVLDVLHALKRRDTLNITSCGLLDEKGVDVLDTFSLDMGQDKSDREYFQEALRTGKPYVSSIKITEISSTPSVFFSCPVRNTTGNIIGVLRIRYNALVFQQILLKRSGQWLDPGRQIRLYDENLILLADSRYPQHLFSRAGNLPPLPLSRLSIQPRRSEQEPFSIKYLTGLDAARDTGKVLFLAKGPGIHSEAELHAAIRLQARPWVMVIAQSQYDYHNAVAEQIRNATILIGILGMAVVVASALIGGRITRPIQRLTEAVRAMEEGDLSVTVQGGPDRETTQLADRFNAMAHKLHDALKILQRSEENYRLLVENQTDLVVKVDLEGRFLFVSPSYCLVFGRRREELLGRQFMPMVHEEDRETTAKAMQALFKPPYTAYVEQRAMTKDGWRWLAWSDKAILDDHGQITAIVGAGRDITERKRDEEERERLHAQLLQAQKMESVGRLAGGVAHDFNNMLNIILGHCELALLTLRPEDQFHDRFTAIQAAARRSGDLTRRLLAFARKQTIAPKPLDLNETVAGMLLMLRQLIGENIDLIWVPGEQLWAVKADPSQIDQILANLCINARDAIEGVGKITIETHNITFDQTYCDRYPHFIPGEYVMLAASDNGCGMDKETLSKVFEPFFTTKEQGKGTGLGLATIYGIVKQNNGFINVYSEPGEGSTFRIYLPRHAAESEKRPEESLVAAPPHGHETILLVEDEQSILDLAETMLQSFGYRVLPAATPGEAIRLAEEHADAIDLLITDVVMPEMNGGDLARKLQAGHPKLACLFMSGYTANVIAQHGVLKEGIHFIQKPFSMHDLASKVQEALAGGRR
- a CDS encoding acyl-CoA thioesterase; translated protein: MSNEAVFTTTARVLYGDTDAGGVVYNANYLRYFEIGRTELMRAWVCSYRDIEKLGFVLPVIECWSRFKSPAFYDDLLTIETTVTEVSSLKCRFSYKILRREEDLARPRLLVKGYTVHAAVTRDGRLTRLPEEILSKIASFATHLEATNNNLE
- a CDS encoding cofactor-independent phosphoglycerate mutase is translated as MKYLILIGDGMGDYPVAELAGKTPLEAANIPMIDELCAKGEFFLTHTVPDGFPPGSDVANMSLMGYDPAAYYTGRAPLEAAAMNIRLAPDETAFRCNLVTLDEGDGEKMTMRDFCAGHISNQEAHALIADLEATCATAAFHFKPGVSYRHLVVFKGEHPGFITVPPHDHIEKEVTAFWQDYLAQPAWRELLDKTGKLLADHPVNLARIAAGKNPATQIWLWGEGKMPSVPTLPERFGISGSMISAVDLLKGLGVVGGLEVINVPGATGYIDTNYEGKAQAAIDALKTGDFVFVHLEAPDESGHQGSLTNKMTAIEDFDRRIVRPIITDLRARHEDFRVVVTMDHFTPLALRTHVSDPVPTLLYDSRELQPGSGLPFSEKSCIEYDATVGNRLNAGHKLIDKLLRHE
- a CDS encoding ABC transporter substrate-binding protein; the encoded protein is MNRTICALLLLLTVSACAPEPPPDTSKPEIRVGWYLWPGWYPMAIAQDRGLFTKHGLKIKPILYTSYTNIFSDFAAGIIDGGFGGLYELLKINTPGLKVVLVTDTSDGAEGLVALSTIANPRDLAGKRIGIQGGLTGSEFVVTTMLRRNGLSKADVTFIHVEPETILEQMPDKIQAGYTWDPYLARAVDKGHRILFTTADTPGMVPDVVAFQGRLAEQRPNDIRAFLRAWFEAVEFWKSNPQEAAASIARITGLKTEDISLQGCRQFSLRDNHTAFTFDDSPTSLHHIGDLQIDFIMGMGDATTAPDLHQTLDGSFLPSAR